GTGACGCGGGCAAGGGCTTCGCGGTGGTGGCGAGCGAAGTGCGCGCGCTGGCGCAGCGCTCCGCCGACGCGGCAAAGGACGTGAAGGTCAAGATCATGGCCTCGTCCAGCCAGGTGCAGACCGGGGTCGAGATGGTCAGCGAAGCCGGCAAGGCGCTGGAGCGCATCATCTCGCGCATCGCGGAAATCAGCACGTTGGTCTCGACCATCGCCATCTCGGCGCAGCAGCAGGCGGGCAGCCTTCAGCAGGTCAATACCGCCGTGTCCGAAATGGACGGCGTGACGCAGCAGAATGCCGCCATGGTGGAGCAGGCGACCGCCGCCGCGCGCAGTCTGGCGGACGAGGCCGACTCGCTCGCCGTGGAGGTCGCGCGCTTCCAGATGCGCGGCGCCTCGGCACGCGCCGCCACCGTCGTCCACGAATTGCAGGCGCGCGCCGCCAGCGCCGGGCGCGCCATCGCCCGCTCACACCAGGCGCGCCGCGTGGCGGGCGGCGGCGGCGGCAGCGCCGCGGTGGCGGTCAGCACGGATGCGCAGGACGACTGGACCGAATTCTAAGCGCCCTCGCCGCGGCGGCCCCGGTGCCGTTTCCCCCCGGACACCGGGAGCCGCTGCGGTAACGACTTGGCTTAACTCGATATTCGCTGTTTCCGGCCCATTAAGGATCCCGTTCACGTACAGGGGGATCCTTTCCGTGCCGTCGACGTCCAAGAATCTCGCGCAGAAGCTTGCGCATTTCGGCTTTTCGACCGCCGATTACCGGCTGTTCCCGACGATTCGTCGCGCCATCCAGCGCTTCGCGCCGGACGCGCTGCGCCATCTCTACGACCATATCCGCAGCCAGCCGGACGCCAGCGCCTTCTTCGGCTCGTCGCAGGCGATGGATCACGCCCGCGACAAGCAGCTGGAGCATTGGCTCGCGCTGTTCGCCGGCACGCCCGACGACCGATATGAGGCGCGCGCGCAGCAGATCGGCAACGTCCATGCCCGCATCGGCCTTTCCCCCAGCTGGTATATCAGCAGCTACGCGCGCATCCTCTCCGACATCCTGCCGCGGATGCTGCGCTGGTCGCCGACGCGCCCCTTCGCGCGGCGCGAGGCGGCGGCGACCTTGCTGGTGCGCACCGCGCTGATGGACATGGAAATCGCGCTGTCCGCCTATTTCACCGCCGAGCAGGCCGCGCGCCGCGACGTGACCGACCGGCTCAGCCGCGCGCTGACCGCGCTGGCGCAGGGCGATTTCAGCCGTCCGCTGGAGGATGTGCCCGCCGATTACGCGCAGATCGCGACCGATTTCGAGGAAATGCGCACCCGCGTCTGCGCCACGCTCACCGAGGTGACGGGCGCCGCGACCCGAATCACCGCCTCGTCCGGCGAGATCAACCAGGCGTCGAGCGATCTGTCGATGCGCACCGAGCAGCAGGCCGCCACGCTGGAGCAGACCGCCGCGGCGATGCAGGAAATCACCGCCACGGTCGACGATACCGCCACCTCCAGCGCGCGCGCCAATCAGGCGGTCGCCACGATGCGCGGCCAGATCGAGGCATCGGGCGCGCTGGTCGGCGACGCGATCGGCGCGATGCGACGGATCGAGGCGTCGTCGGGCGAAATCTCGGAGATCATCGCGGTCATCGACGGCATCGCCTTCCAGACCAACCTGCTGGCGCTCAACGCGGGCGTCGAGGCGGCACGCGCAGGCGACGCGGGCAAGGGCTTTGCGGTGGTGGCGAGCGAAGTCCGCGCGCTCGCGCAACGCTCCGCGGACGCCGCCCGGGACGTGAAGGCGCGCATCACCGGCAGCGGCGAACAGGTGGAGGAAGGCGTCCGACTCGTCACCCGCACCGCCGACGCGCTGGGCCAGATCGTGACGCACATCACCGAGGTGAGCGGGCTGGTCTCCGGCATCGCGCAGGCGGCCGAGGCGCAGGCCGGCAGCCTGCGGCAGGTCAACACCGCGGTCGGCGAAATGGACGGCGTGACGCAGCAGAATGCCGCCATGGTGGAGGAAGCCACCGCCGCCGCGCGCAGCCTGGCCGGCGAAGCGCAGGAACTGTCGCAACGCGTCTCCACCTTCCGCCTGGGGACCGGCGGTTCGGCGGCGCGACGCGTCGCGCCCGCCCCGGCCCCCGCGCCGGCCGCCCCCGTCGTCCACCGCATGCGCGCCGCGATCGTCGGCAGCACCGCGGTGCAGGAGGACTGGTCCTCCTTCTGACGGAGCGGTCCGCCGCGCCCATGAAGACGACATCGACACGATTAACGGCATCTTAGCTGATGCCGGTCACTATGGGCCTCGCGGTGACATGGTTCCACCGCGGACGAACTCTTGCGGCAGGAATGCGATGGCCTTCGCTCTCTCGACCCGACTCGACACCAACGCGGCAGGACCGCTGCGCCAGTCGCTGCGCCAGCTGGTGGAGGCGGCGCAGCCGCTGACCATCGACGGCGGCGACGTGGAGCAGATCGGGCAGGCCTGCCTTCAGGTGCTGGTCGCCGCGCGCCGCGCCGCCACCGAGCAGGGCCTGGCCTATGCGGTCGAGCGCCCCAGCCCCGCGCTGACCGAGGCCGCGACGCTGGCCGCGCTCGACGTCCTCGACCCCGCCTGAGCGACAGGAGACATCGACCATGGACCTGGACGCCATTCAGCAGATCTTCTTCCAGGAATGCGAGGAAGGCCTGGCCGGCATGGAGGGCGCGTTCGCCGCGATCCGTGCAGAGGCCTATGATGCGGAGACGATCAACGGCATCTTCCGCGCGGTCCACTCGATCAAGGGGGGCGCGGGCGCCTTCGGGCACGAGCGGTTGCAGGCCTATACCCATCAGTACGAGACGCTGCTCGACCTGCTGCGCAACGGCTCGCTCGCGCTGACCCCGCCGCTGGTCGACGTCATCGTCGCCGCGTTCGACATGCTCTCCGACCACGTCACCGCCGCGCGCGACGGTGGCGCCGCCCCCGACGATGCGGCGATGCTCGCGCGCCTGATCGCGGCGGCGAGCGGCGAAGCGGCGGCGCCCGAGTCGGCCCCCGCCCCCGCCCCCGCCCCCGCCGACGCGGTGGTCGCGGATGCCGCGCCCGCGGGCGTCGCGGACGATTTCGACGACCTGATGGCGCTGCTCGACGACATGGGCGGCGCCGTGCCGCCGAGCGCCGACGATGCCGACGCCGATGCCGACCTGCCGGGGGCGGATCCGGCCACGCCCGACTGGCACGTCCACTTCCGCCCCACCGCCAGCGCCTTCGACAACGGTGCCGAACCGCTGCTGCTGCTGCGCGAACTGGCGCGGATGGGCGGACGGGTCATGTCCTGCGACACGTCTTCGGTGCCGTCGCTGGCGGCGATGGACCCCAACTCCGGCTATCTCGCGTGGAACGTGGCGCTGCCCGGCACGGTCGACGGCGAGGACATCCGCGCGGTCTTCGAGTTCAGCGACAGCGGCACGATCACGCTGACACAGGGCACCCCGGAGCCCGCGCCCGAGCCGATCACGATCGCAACTCCGGCGCCCGCGCCCGTCCCGGCACCCGTCGCTGCCGCCGCACCGGCACCTGAACCTGCGCCGGCACCGGCGCCGGTGGCCCCGCCCGCGCCTGCCGCCGCCGCCGCCGCGCCGGCTCCCCGCCCCGCCCCCGCGGCTACCCCGGCCCCCGCGCCGGTCGCGGCGCCCGCCGCGGTGGCATCGCAGACGATCCGCGTCGACCTCGACAAGCTCGACCGCCTCGTGAACCTGGTCGGCGAGCTGGTCATCACCCAGGCGATGCTGGCGCAGCGGCTGTCGGGCAACGACATGGGCGGCTGCCCCGAGCTGACCGACCTCGATCACCTGACGCGCGAGTTGCAGGAATCGACCATGGCGATCCGCGCGCAGCCGATGAAGACGGTCTTCAGCCGCGTACCCCGCATCATCCGCGAGCTGGAGGGCGAGACCGGCAAGCGCGTCCGCCTCGATATCGAGGGCGAGATGACCGAGGTCGACAAGACCGTCGTCGAGCGTATAGGCGAGCCGCTGACGCACCTGATCCGCAACGCGGTCGACCACGGTCTGGAGACGACCGAGGAGCGCATCGCCGCGGGCAAGTCCGCGGAAGGCGTCGTCCGCCTGTCGGCCGCGCACCAGTCGGGCCGGATCGTCATCACCGTCGCCGACGACGGCCGCGGCATCGATCGCACGCGCGTCCGCGCCAAGGCGGTCGAGCGCGGCATCATCCCCGCCGACGCGACGCTCAGCGACGAGGAGATCGACAACCTGATCTTCGCGCCCGGCTTCTCCACCGCAGCGACCGTGTCCAACATCTCCGGCCGCGGCGTCGGCATGGACGTGGTGCGCAAGAACGTGCAGGCGCTGGGCGGCCGCATCGGCATCCAGTCGCGCATGGGCCACGGCTCCAGCTTCTCGCTCAGCCTGCCGCTGACGCTTGCGGTGGTGGACGGCATGATCGTCACGGTCGGCGACCAGACCTACGTCATCCCGCTCAGCCATATCGTCGAGAGCCTGCGCCCCAGCGACCGCGCAGTCACCGCGATCGGCCCGGATGGCGCTGTCCTCGACGTGCGCGGCTCGTACGTGCCGATCTACCCCGTCGCCGAGCAGCTGAGCCTGCGCGGGGGCGAGCGCGATCCGGGCAAGGCGGTGCTGATCGTGGTCGAGGGCGCGAACGGCCAGGCCGCGCTGCTCGTCGACACGATCCAGGACCAGCGCCAGGTCGTCGTCAAGAGCCTGGAGGCGAACTATCAGGCGATCGAGGGGCTGGCCGGCGCCACCATCCTGGGCGACGGGCGCGTGGCGCTCATCATCGACGTCGACGCGCTCACCGCGCGCCGCATCCGCCCGACCCGCGGCATGCTCCAGCTGGCGCACGCCGCATGACCGCCGCCGCCCTCCCTCGCGCGCCCCTTTCGCGCGAACCCGCCCGCGAGTTCGGGTTCGAGCCGGCGGACCACCGCGCCATCTCGCGCATGGTCTACGAGGAGCTCGGCATCCTGCTGCCCGACGGCAAGGCGCAGCTGGTCTACGGCCGGGTCGCCCCGCGCGTGCGCGCCTGCGGGCTGACCAGCGTCGGCGACTACGTCAAGCTGATCGAGCGCGACGCGGAGGAGCGCGCCCGCGTCTTCGACGCTCTGACCACGAACCACACCAGCTTCTTTCGCGAAAGCCATCATTTCGACGACTTCTGCGAGCGGATGTGGCCGAAGCTGGCCGACCGCCTCAACCAGGGCGGGCGCGTGCGGCTGTGGTCCGCGGCCTGCTCCAGCGGCGAGGAGCCCTACACCTGGCTCATGGCCGCGCTCGGCACCGATCGCGCCGCGGCGCAGCGGCTGCTGAAGCGCGACATCAAGCTGCTGGCGACCGACGTGTCGCCCAGCGTGCTGACCACCGCGCGCGCCGGCCGGTATTCGGCACAGACGCTGCGCACCGTTCCGGCGCCGCTGCACAAGACGTGGGTCCAGGGTCAGGGCGACGATCTGTCGGTCGACCCGATGCTGCGCGAGGCGATCTCGTTCCTGCCGCTCAACCTGCTCGGCGACTGGCCGATCAAGACGCAGTTCGACACGATCTTCTGCCGCAACGTCATGATCTATTTCGATGAACCGACAAAGGCACGGCTGCAGGCACGGCTGGCCGATCGACTGGAGGTGGGGGGGATGTTCTACATCGGCCATTCAGAGCGGCTGGTCGCCGACGTGGCGAAACGGTTCGAGTGCGTCGGGCGCACCGCTTACCTGAAGGTGAGCGCATGAGCGTCCGTACCCTGATCGTCGACGATTCGATCACGATGCAGGCGCTGATCCGCCGCACGCTCGCCGCCGACCCCGCGATCGAGGTCGTCGGCACCGCGTGCAGCGCGGACGAGGCGCGCGCGCAGATCAAGGCGCTCGACCCCGACGTCGTCACGCTCGACATCGAGATGCCGGGCCTGTCGGGGCTGGAGTTCCTGGAGCGGCTGATGCGGCTGCGCCCCACCCCCGTCGTCATGCTGTCCACGCTGACGTCCGAGGGGGCCGAGGCGAGCATCACCGCGCTCGAGCTGGGCGCCTTCGACTGTTTCGACAAGCTGACGCTGCGCAACCCGGACGACGCGATCCGCCTCCCCGGGCTGGTCCGCGCCGCCTCCGCCACGCGCAACCGCATGGCGCCCACGCCCGTGCGCGCGCCGGTGCCGTCGCAGGACGATTACGTCCCGCGTGACGGCGCGATGATCGCGGTCGGCGCATCGACCGGCGGCGTGGAGGCGCTGATCGAGCTGCTGTCCGGCTTCCCGGCCACCTGCCCGCCGACCGTCATCGTTCAGCACATGCCCGCCAGCTTCACCGCCAGCTTCGCGGCGCGGCTGAACCGGCTGTGCCGTCCGACCGTGGAGGAGGCGCGCCCCGGTGCGCCGCTCGCCGTGGGCAAGGTCTATCTCGCGCCTGGCGGCGACCGCCATCTGGAGATCACCGGCAGCGGTACGAAGCGGATGTGCCGCCTGTCGCCCGGCCCGCGCGTCAGCGGGCACCAGCCCTCGGTCGACCAGCTGTTCCACTCGGTCGCGCGGGTCGCGGGCGCCGATGCGGTGGCCGCGATCCTGACCGGCATGGGCGGCGACGGCGCGGAGGGGATGCTCGCGATGCGCAAGGCCGGTTCGGTCACGATCGGTCAGGACGAGGCGACCAGCGTCGTCTACGGCATGCCCGCGGTCGCGTTCCGCACCGGCGCGGTCGTGCAGCAGCTGCCGCTGCGCAAGATCGCCGCGCGCCTGCTCCAGGAGTGTCGCGCATGAACGCGCTGACCAGACAGGACGGCTTTCGCCGTGTGACCGTGGCGCAAGGCGAGACGAAGGTCAGCCGCGAGGAGGACGTGGTGCTCACCACCGTTCTCGGCAGCTGCATCGCGGCCTGCTTCTACGATCCGATCGTGCGCGTCGGCGGGATCAACCATTATCTCCTCGCCGAGGGGCAGGCCGCCGATCCGGCCTCCATGCAGCGCTACGGCCTGTACGCGATGGAAGTCCTCATCAACGAAATGTTGAAGATGGGCGCGGTACGGCACCGCATGAAGGCACGCATTTTCGGAGGCGCCACGATGCACCGCGGGTTCCGCGACATCGGCGGTGCCAACATCGCCTTCGCCCGACGCTTCCTCCAGGACGAGCGGATTCCGCTCGTGGGCGAGGATGTGGGGGGTACGTGTGCGCGGCGGGTGGAGTTTCGTGCCGCGCTCGGACTGGCGCGATGCCGCAGCGTGACCGACGCCCCGCCGCCGGTGGTGCAGCGTCCGGTCAGGCCCGTGGCCGTCAAGCCGCCGGAGACGACCGGCGACGTCGAATTCTTCTGATGATTGCCCAGAGCCCCAGGGAGCCTCGCAAAGTGACAAAGACGATCATGACCGTCGACGACTCGCCCAGCATGCGGATGCTGCTGCGCGCGGCGCTGACCGACCTCGGCTACCACGTGGTGGAAGCGGAGGACGGCGTTCACGCGATCGAGACGCTGAACGACTTCGAACCGGGCGAGGAGCCCGACCTGCTCATCACCGACATCAACATGCCGCGGATGGACGGGTTCGGGTTGATCGAGCGCCTGCGCGACGAGGGCAATCGGCGCATGCCGATCCTGGTGCTGACCACCGAAAGCTCCGACGAGAAGAAGCAGCGCGCGCGCCTGGCCGGCGCCACCGGCTGGATCGTCAAGCCCTTCCACCCCGAAAAGCTCGCCGCCGCCATCCGGCGCGTGCTGCACTGAGGACCGTTGCGATGGACACCAACACCGGCTCGCGCCAGCTCATCACCTTCCAGCTCGGCGATCAGTATCTCGGCGTCGACATCATGGCGATCCGCGAGATCCGCGCCTGGTCGCCCGCGACCCCGCTGCCCAACGTGCCCGAATATGTGCGCGGCGTGGTGAACCTGCGCGGCGTGGTGCTGCCGGTGCTCGACCTGCGCTACCGCCTGGGCTGGGGCATGACCGAGCCGAGCGCGCGCCACGTCATCATCGTCGTGCGCATCGGCGACCAGTTGCAGGGCATCATCGTCGATGCGGTCAACGACATCGTATCGGTGTCGGCCGACAACATGCAGCCGCTGCCCGACATGGGCGATGCGGATGCGGCGCACTTCCTGGATGGCCTGGCCACGATCGACCAGCGGCTGATCCTGGTGCTGGCGCTGGATCGCCTGGTCGAGCGCGTCGCGATGGCCGACGCTGCCTGATCGTTAACCGTTCGAACGCTATAATTCTCGCATAACCCCTCTAGGAGCTTAGCCCCGTCATGGCCGGAACGAAGGTATTGGTGGTCGATGATTCGCTGACGATGCGAGCGCTGATCTCCGGCGCGCTGGAGCGGATTCCGGGCGTGGAGGTAGTCGGCATGGCCGATGGCGCGGCCGAGGCGCGCGAGCTGGTCGCCTCCGCCCGCCCCGACGTGATGACGCTGGACGTCGAGATGCCCGGGATGAGCGGGCTCGAATATCTGGCGGAGATCATGGAGACCAAGCCCATGCCCGTCATCATGTTCTCGACCCGGACGCAGGAGGGGGCGGCCGAGTCGATCGAGGCATTGCGGCTCGGCGCGATCGACTGTTTCCCGAAGCCGCGCGTGGCCGCGCCGGCGGAGCTGGACGTCATCATCAAGAAGCTGGCCAAGCGGCTGAAGGCGGCGAAGAAGGCCGAGCTGAAGGGGCCGAAGTCGGCGAAGTCGGGCGCGCAGCATCCGCCGATCGACTGGAACGGGCGCCTGCTGCTGGTCGGCGGCGACGCATCGAACACCAAGACGCTGTTCGACATGTTCGCCACCTTCCCCGCCAACTGCCCGCCGACCGTCGTCGTCCAGCACCTGGGCGTCGGCATGGTCGAAAGCATGGCGGAGAAGCTGGCCGAGCAGGTCGCGCCCAGGGTCGTGATCGCGGCGGACGGCATGAAGCTGGAACAGGGCACGATCTACCTGGCGCCCCCGGGCGACGCGCATGTCGTCGTCGATCAATGGCCGGAGGGCAGTCTGCGCCTCCTTCCGCGCGAGCCGGTGGCGGGCGAGCGCCCCTCGATCTCGCTGCTGTTCGCCTCCGCGGCGAAGGCGGCGGCCGCCAATGCGGTCGGCGTGCTGATGCTCGATGCGAACGAGGACGGCGCCGGCGGGCTGAAGGCGCTGTCCGCGGCCGGCGGCTATGCCTTCACCCCGGCGGAAGAGGGCGGCTTCACGCTCCAGCGCGGCATGGTGTCGCAGGCGGTGGCCACCGACGCGCTGACCGCGGGCGTCATGAAGCTGTGCGCGAAATGACCGCCCCGACCGGCCCCCTGACCGCAGAAGCCGCCGTGCCCCGCGCGCTCACGCAGGCGCTGGCGGCGGAGCTGGTCCAGGCGTCGAACATGCTGGCCGACCTCGCCTATGATCTGGGCAGCGACCAGGATACGCTGCGGCGCCATATGGCGAGCCTGCAACGCATCGACCACGTGACGCAGATGCAGCTCGCCATCGCCGACCTGCTCCGCGTCCCCGACGACATGGCCGCCAACGTCGCGCATGTGACGCTGGAGGACATGGCCGTCCGGCTGAAGGGCGCGCTGTCGTAATCCCCCGTCACCCCGGATCACGTCCGGGATGACGGCCCGATATCGATCACCCGGTCTCCCAGCCGCTCCGCCTCTGCGCGGTCGTGCGTCACCATCAGGATCGGGCGGCGCTCGCTGTCGCGCACCCGCTCGATCGCGCGCATCGCCTCCTCGCGTCGCGCCGGATCGAGCGACGACAGCGGCTCGTCGAGCAGCAGGAACGCCGGCTCGCTCAGCAGCGCCCGCGCGATCGCCACCCGCCGCGCCTCGCCGCCCGACAGCGTCCGCGGCCAGCGATCCAGCAGATGCGCGATGTCCAGCGTCGCCGCCACCTCCGCCAGCCGGCCTGCGTCGCGCGCGCCGTAGAGCATGTTCGCACGAACGCGGCGATGCGGGAACAAACGCGCATCCTGAAAGACATAGCCGGCGCTCCTGCGATCGGGCGGCACGTTGGTCGCCGCGTCGAACAGCGTCCGCCCCGCCACCCGCACATGCCCGCGATCGGGCGTCAGCAGCCCCGCGATCATATGCAGCAGCGTCGTCTTGCCGATCCCCGAGGGCCCCGCCAGCACCGTCAGCCCGTCGCCGGCGACGAACCGCGCCGCGACGGTCGCATCCCCCCGGCGCAGCGCGACATCGACGTCAAAGGACACGCACGCCCCTCCCCGCCCGCCGCACCAGCGCCTCCGACACGATCAGCGCGACCAGCGACAGCGCGACCGACATTCCCGCCAGCCGCCACACCTCCGCCTCGCCGCCGGGCCGCTGGAGCGCGGCGTAGATCGCGAGCGGCAGCGTCTGAGTCTCGCCCGGCACGTTCGAGACGAAGGTGATCGTCGCGCCGAACTCGCCGATCGACCGTGCGAAGCCCAGCACCGCGCCCGCCGCGACGCCGGGCGCGGCGAGCGGCAGCGTGATCGTCGCGAAGGTGCGCCAGCGCCCCGCCCCCAGCGTGCGCGCGGCTTCCTCCAGCCGCCGGTCGACCGCCTCGATCGACAGCCGCATCGCGCGCACCATCAGCGGCAGCGCCATGACCCCGGCGGCGATCGCCGCGCCGGTCCAGCGGAACAGCACGCTGACCCCGAACCAGCGCTCCAGCACCGATCCCACCGGCCCGTTCGGCGCAAAGGCCAGCAGCAGCAGCCAGCCGGTCACCACCGGCGGCACCACCAGCGGCAGATGGATCATCCCGTCGAGCAGGACCTTGCCGGGAAACCGCCCGCGCGCGAGCAGCCAGGCCAGTGCGAACGCGACCGGCAGCATCGCCAGCGTCGCGCTCCCCCCGATCAACAGGGTCAGCCGCACGATCGCGGCAAGATCGTCGCTCAAGGCCGCGCGAAGCCGTGGCGCGCCAGGATCGCCTGCCCCGCCGCCGACAGCAGGAAGCGGCGGAACGCCTCCGCCTCCGGTGTCGCCGCGGTGGTCAGCCGCGCGATCGGATAGACGATCGCCGGATGGCTGCGCGGCGGAAAGATACCCGCCACCCGCACACCGCTCGCCGCGCGCGCATCGGTGGCATAGACCACGCCGTAGGGTGC
The sequence above is drawn from the Sphingomonas adhaesiva genome and encodes:
- a CDS encoding globin-coupled sensor protein codes for the protein MPSTSKNLAQKLAHFGFSTADYRLFPTIRRAIQRFAPDALRHLYDHIRSQPDASAFFGSSQAMDHARDKQLEHWLALFAGTPDDRYEARAQQIGNVHARIGLSPSWYISSYARILSDILPRMLRWSPTRPFARREAAATLLVRTALMDMEIALSAYFTAEQAARRDVTDRLSRALTALAQGDFSRPLEDVPADYAQIATDFEEMRTRVCATLTEVTGAATRITASSGEINQASSDLSMRTEQQAATLEQTAAAMQEITATVDDTATSSARANQAVATMRGQIEASGALVGDAIGAMRRIEASSGEISEIIAVIDGIAFQTNLLALNAGVEAARAGDAGKGFAVVASEVRALAQRSADAARDVKARITGSGEQVEEGVRLVTRTADALGQIVTHITEVSGLVSGIAQAAEAQAGSLRQVNTAVGEMDGVTQQNAAMVEEATAAARSLAGEAQELSQRVSTFRLGTGGSAARRVAPAPAPAPAAPVVHRMRAAIVGSTAVQEDWSSF
- a CDS encoding STAS domain-containing protein, translating into MAFALSTRLDTNAAGPLRQSLRQLVEAAQPLTIDGGDVEQIGQACLQVLVAARRAATEQGLAYAVERPSPALTEAATLAALDVLDPA
- a CDS encoding chemotaxis protein CheA; amino-acid sequence: MDLDAIQQIFFQECEEGLAGMEGAFAAIRAEAYDAETINGIFRAVHSIKGGAGAFGHERLQAYTHQYETLLDLLRNGSLALTPPLVDVIVAAFDMLSDHVTAARDGGAAPDDAAMLARLIAAASGEAAAPESAPAPAPAPADAVVADAAPAGVADDFDDLMALLDDMGGAVPPSADDADADADLPGADPATPDWHVHFRPTASAFDNGAEPLLLLRELARMGGRVMSCDTSSVPSLAAMDPNSGYLAWNVALPGTVDGEDIRAVFEFSDSGTITLTQGTPEPAPEPITIATPAPAPVPAPVAAAAPAPEPAPAPAPVAPPAPAAAAAAPAPRPAPAATPAPAPVAAPAAVASQTIRVDLDKLDRLVNLVGELVITQAMLAQRLSGNDMGGCPELTDLDHLTRELQESTMAIRAQPMKTVFSRVPRIIRELEGETGKRVRLDIEGEMTEVDKTVVERIGEPLTHLIRNAVDHGLETTEERIAAGKSAEGVVRLSAAHQSGRIVITVADDGRGIDRTRVRAKAVERGIIPADATLSDEEIDNLIFAPGFSTAATVSNISGRGVGMDVVRKNVQALGGRIGIQSRMGHGSSFSLSLPLTLAVVDGMIVTVGDQTYVIPLSHIVESLRPSDRAVTAIGPDGAVLDVRGSYVPIYPVAEQLSLRGGERDPGKAVLIVVEGANGQAALLVDTIQDQRQVVVKSLEANYQAIEGLAGATILGDGRVALIIDVDALTARRIRPTRGMLQLAHAA
- a CDS encoding CheR family methyltransferase — encoded protein: MTAAALPRAPLSREPAREFGFEPADHRAISRMVYEELGILLPDGKAQLVYGRVAPRVRACGLTSVGDYVKLIERDAEERARVFDALTTNHTSFFRESHHFDDFCERMWPKLADRLNQGGRVRLWSAACSSGEEPYTWLMAALGTDRAAAQRLLKRDIKLLATDVSPSVLTTARAGRYSAQTLRTVPAPLHKTWVQGQGDDLSVDPMLREAISFLPLNLLGDWPIKTQFDTIFCRNVMIYFDEPTKARLQARLADRLEVGGMFYIGHSERLVADVAKRFECVGRTAYLKVSA
- a CDS encoding protein-glutamate methylesterase/protein-glutamine glutaminase, coding for MSVRTLIVDDSITMQALIRRTLAADPAIEVVGTACSADEARAQIKALDPDVVTLDIEMPGLSGLEFLERLMRLRPTPVVMLSTLTSEGAEASITALELGAFDCFDKLTLRNPDDAIRLPGLVRAASATRNRMAPTPVRAPVPSQDDYVPRDGAMIAVGASTGGVEALIELLSGFPATCPPTVIVQHMPASFTASFAARLNRLCRPTVEEARPGAPLAVGKVYLAPGGDRHLEITGSGTKRMCRLSPGPRVSGHQPSVDQLFHSVARVAGADAVAAILTGMGGDGAEGMLAMRKAGSVTIGQDEATSVVYGMPAVAFRTGAVVQQLPLRKIAARLLQECRA
- a CDS encoding chemotaxis protein CheD, yielding MNALTRQDGFRRVTVAQGETKVSREEDVVLTTVLGSCIAACFYDPIVRVGGINHYLLAEGQAADPASMQRYGLYAMEVLINEMLKMGAVRHRMKARIFGGATMHRGFRDIGGANIAFARRFLQDERIPLVGEDVGGTCARRVEFRAALGLARCRSVTDAPPPVVQRPVRPVAVKPPETTGDVEFF
- a CDS encoding response regulator → MTKTIMTVDDSPSMRMLLRAALTDLGYHVVEAEDGVHAIETLNDFEPGEEPDLLITDINMPRMDGFGLIERLRDEGNRRMPILVLTTESSDEKKQRARLAGATGWIVKPFHPEKLAAAIRRVLH
- a CDS encoding chemotaxis protein CheW → MDTNTGSRQLITFQLGDQYLGVDIMAIREIRAWSPATPLPNVPEYVRGVVNLRGVVLPVLDLRYRLGWGMTEPSARHVIIVVRIGDQLQGIIVDAVNDIVSVSADNMQPLPDMGDADAAHFLDGLATIDQRLILVLALDRLVERVAMADAA
- a CDS encoding chemotaxis protein CheB; translated protein: MAGTKVLVVDDSLTMRALISGALERIPGVEVVGMADGAAEARELVASARPDVMTLDVEMPGMSGLEYLAEIMETKPMPVIMFSTRTQEGAAESIEALRLGAIDCFPKPRVAAPAELDVIIKKLAKRLKAAKKAELKGPKSAKSGAQHPPIDWNGRLLLVGGDASNTKTLFDMFATFPANCPPTVVVQHLGVGMVESMAEKLAEQVAPRVVIAADGMKLEQGTIYLAPPGDAHVVVDQWPEGSLRLLPREPVAGERPSISLLFASAAKAAAANAVGVLMLDANEDGAGGLKALSAAGGYAFTPAEEGGFTLQRGMVSQAVATDALTAGVMKLCAK
- a CDS encoding ATP-binding cassette domain-containing protein translates to MSFDVDVALRRGDATVAARFVAGDGLTVLAGPSGIGKTTLLHMIAGLLTPDRGHVRVAGRTLFDAATNVPPDRRSAGYVFQDARLFPHRRVRANMLYGARDAGRLAEVAATLDIAHLLDRWPRTLSGGEARRVAIARALLSEPAFLLLDEPLSSLDPARREEAMRAIERVRDSERRPILMVTHDRAEAERLGDRVIDIGPSSRT
- the modB gene encoding molybdate ABC transporter permease subunit, which codes for MSDDLAAIVRLTLLIGGSATLAMLPVAFALAWLLARGRFPGKVLLDGMIHLPLVVPPVVTGWLLLLAFAPNGPVGSVLERWFGVSVLFRWTGAAIAAGVMALPLMVRAMRLSIEAVDRRLEEAARTLGAGRWRTFATITLPLAAPGVAAGAVLGFARSIGEFGATITFVSNVPGETQTLPLAIYAALQRPGGEAEVWRLAGMSVALSLVALIVSEALVRRAGRGVRVL